CTCTTTATTTCATACTCAACTAAGAAACTATTCTCCTCTTTCTTCTTTAGATCATCATGGAGCTTGAAATGCACAAGGTCATTGCAACATTCTGTGTTTTGGTGTTTGTTTTTATAGGGTGCAGTACATTAAACTGGGTATGGATAAGGCCTAAAAAGCTGGAAAAGATTCTGAGAAAACAGGGTTTCAAAGGCAACCCATACAGGCTTTTGTATGGTGATTTGAAAGATCTTGCTGCTGCTAAACTTAGAGCCAAAACCAGCTCTATAGCTCTCTCTGATGATTTTTTGTATCGCGGTGCCCCCACTGTGTATACTGCTACTCATAAACATGGTACGTGCCCTCTTAATTTCTACATGTTGTAACCATTTCATTTATTTTAAGAAAATGGTTTGAATTTagaaattttatataaatattggGTCCGGTTCCGGTGATAACTTTTTGATTTTTTAGTTATAACTGGTCATTTTTTGAAAAGTTaaaatttcgaatttaataaatTGATAATTTTGTTGAAACAaaaaatttttaattttgtaaaatcGTTACGAAAATCACAAGTTCTCACGATTTGTATGTAACTCTTGTACGGCTGCATGAACTAATGGCGATAACAAGCGTTGAAATCGGTGTAATACATAATCAAGGTACATGTATATAGTTGCTACATATGTTGATGGAATCATGATTCTTAAAATAATGGGGGCGAAAGATAATGATGActaatttttggattttagttagTAGAAGCTCTGAGATGTACATAAGAAAATCAATTCAACAGAGATATTAAGATGCAGGCAAATAAAACATAGCAATCCTTTCATGTAAACACAAGTGATCAACCAAACTTTGATAAAAAAAACTTGAGATTTGTATTTAATTCTGATTGTTTTCAAGCAACAAGATAAGAGAGCTTCCCCTGTTTTGGCCAATGTTTAGGTGTAACGATTTTAAATTTACTGCAGGCAAAAAGGCATTTTTATGGCTTGGACCAAAACCACTGGTGTACATCTCAGAACCTGATCAAATAAAAGAGGTACTGAATAAGTTTAACAACTTCCAGAAGCCGAGGGGAGGCAATCCTTTATCAGCATTGCTAGTCACTGGACTTATAGATGCAGAGGGTGATAGATGGACCAAGCACCGCAAAATCATTAATCCTGCTTTCCATGTTGAGAAGTTAAAGGTCATCTCCTAAAATTAATTTtctaaattaatatatatttttttagtCATCAAGTAATTATCTAAATATTTTGTTTGCTGAATTTGTTAAGCTAAATACTGTTAGTGTTTGGAATGCGAGGCATTTCTACGCTTGAATATGTATACTTTGCATACTATTTGAAGTAGATACATCTTTTTTCTAGGTAAGAGATTAGTGATCAATTAGTATAAGTTTAATTATTAGTTGGCAATGCTTGTTCTTCACATATCAGAAAACATTATTAGATTGTACTCTACAGTTACAACGTTGTTACTTGAGGCCTCTTTTTCACTGTCGCAGGAACCTAAACAATTTGAATATACCACCAGCCTGTTATTTTAGTTATATTGCAAATTTCCTTTCCTGTTTTTTTCTTATTACAAAAAGATTATATAACTGGTACTAGATCATTGCGCATATGTACCTTTTCTGTTACTGGATTTCTGGTGCATAACTCAGTTTCAGTACAGGGGCTGGTTACTGGATTTCTAATACATAAGTCGGTTTCAGCACAGGGGCTTCTAATCCTGCCCTAATACATCCTCGCACAGTCATTAGCACCAGTAACTGCTTGTATCATTACGAAAATAACTTGAATATGTAATTATTAGTAGGCAGTAGGGGATATAGTCTCTTTTGTGATACTTAAGTTTATCAAGAGAAGTACATTAGGTGTAACCTGAGAAGCGTATCTATCATAATCTCAACGTGGTACTAAACTGTTTGATATTATTTCTGATATTTATGCACGAACAGAATATGCTGCCAGCCTTTTACTTAAGTTGCAATGACATcatgaagaaatgggaggaaatggtttatgccaaaggtcAATGTGAAGTAGATGTGTGGCCTTATATTGAAACGTATACTAGTGATGTCATTTCGCGTACAGCGTTTGGCAGTAGCTATACCGAAGGATCAAAGATATTTGAACTCCAGAAAGAACAATCGGAGCTCGTGATGCCACTTTCACAGTCAGTGTACCTACCTGGAATGAGgttattttcttaaatttttatgttgattttaTATTTCTTTCAGCACGCAACTAGTCTATTTTAGTGACCCCCGTTTCTTGCTTGTTTGCTCATATTTATTAACTGCAGATTTTTGCCAACAAAAAGAAATAAAAGGATTAAGGAGATCAATAATGAGGTGAGAAATGCACTGAGGAGTATCATTAACAAGCGTTTGAAGGCAATGGAAGCAGGAGAATGTATTCAGGACGATTTGTTGGGTATACTTTTGCAATCAAATTCTGAAGAAATTAAAGcaaataaaaatatgaaatttgGAATGAGTGTAGATGACATAATTGAAGAGTGCAAGCTCTTCTACTTGGCTGGACAAGAGACAACCTCAACTCTACTTGTTTGGACAATGATTTTACTGAGTCAGCATACGGATTGGCAAGAGCGTGCCAGAGAAGAGGTTCTGCAGACCTTTGGGAAGAATACACCAGATGTTGATGGGTTAAATCACCTCAAAGTTGTAAGTTCTTGTTACGCACTTATTAAAAATCTGAAGGTTGAAATGTTGGTTTAGTATTATGTTATGAGCTTGTCCAAACCTGTATGTAGCTTAACATCCTCAAACTTCCTAGATAAGAGCCTTAATAATATGTATTGCAAATAACTTGTTGTAATGTTTGATTTTGCAGCTTAACATGATTTTGCTTGAAACTCTAAGATTATACCCGGCAGGAGTTGTACTTGGGCGATCTATTTCTAAAGATACGAAATTAGGAGATACATTCCTTCCTGGGGGTATATTACTACATCTGCCGGTCATCCTAATGCATCATGACAAAGAGATTTGGGGTGATGATGCCAAGGAATTCAAACCAGAGAGATTTTCCGAAGGCGTGTTGAAGGCAACAAAAGGAAAAGCGGTATTTTTTCCTTTCAGCATGGGACCTCGGGTTTGCATTGGACAAAATTTTGCAATGCTGGAGTCTAAATTGGCAATAGCGATGATACTGCAACGCTTTTGTTTTGTGCTTTCAGCATCCTATACACATGCTCCTTACACCATCGTAACTCTTCATCCTCAATATGGTGCACCCTTGACTCTAAAAGCTTTATAGAGAAGTTTGCGTACATGTGGCGTTGAGCGTCTGATTACATGTGGGATTCTGTAAACGTTGTTTTGTATATCAGTGTCAAAGTTTAATACCTTCTTTTGCATGAAAAATAAGTTCTTAAGATATATAGTAAATTGTACTTTTAAGTCTGTTTCAGTTTCTTCTGGATGTGTATCTGCTAATTTCAGAATTCAACAGCGAACAGATTCCCTGCTCTTATTCTTAAAAAGCTTAATGAAAACATGGACTGTAGTATATCAACTATAACTTCCATTGGTATCCATTTTAAAGTAGTAGTAACATGTAACTGATAATGCACCAAGACTGAAGTGAAATGCAATTATAGTGTTGCCCTTTCTCAGACCATGTTTCGGCCTGGCTTAAAAGGTGACCATTAGTTTCTTTTACCTAGCAAACTCGGACTGAAAGCCAGCTAGAACAAATTTATTGCGGCTCATTAAGTCTTGCCCTACTACATTTAAAGCAAAAGCTGATCTAACACTTTTGCCCATAGATAATTGGAGTAGTGGGGTTCAAGGCGGAAGCAAGTAGATTTAACACTATTGTCCATAAACAGATAACTGCAACTCTGCATTTTTGTTTGGAAAATTATTAAGCTAAGAGCTTATCAACTTTAAACTCTTACAGACCTTTGAAAATGGACAAAATGATATTTGATTAATACCCACTGGTTAATTTGATATTGCTTATGGTCTTAGGAAAATGGACAAAAAAAAGGTGCAAAACTATCAAAATAAACCTACTGAATATGATGTCTTAAAGTAATAATACGAGGTGATGATGCCAAACAGTACAAACCAGATGAACTTTCTCAAGGGGCACATTTGACAAGTCTGTTTGAAACACTCCTAGTGTTCGCTATCAAACATGAAGCACCATCATCTGTCACAGCTGGATCCTGGAGGGAATGCACCGAAGTCTATACATTTTTGTCTCTGTTTTGAAATATATTGATGTTTGACATTGTTAAGATACTTAGATTTGCTGTATTTGACCATTGCGAGATTTTAAGTTAATTTTCTTCTCTCatagtatttttccaaaaattaaattcctTTCTAAAACCATTGGCCAAGAAGCCTCTCATACTATGTGATCATCCAGGATGCAACAGGTCAAACATGGGTTAACAAGAAACAGGATATGACAAGCAAGCGTGTGCGCATTGCTAGACTGGTCATCTTATTAATCTAACAGCTACTAGCCTGGTGCTTATctcttaattttaaaaatattctgCAAGAAGTAGACTGGTCAATATTAGTGTGCAATAGAACATGACAAGATTAAGGTTTTCTATAAATTATAGACTTCCACTTATTTCAAATTTATAATACAAGCAAGTTTATCTCTAATTCTGTTCAACTAATTATGAGTATCAACTCAGTTCTACTTTTTCTATACTGCTATACATTTTTTCTTGCTAATTCTCTGCAATTTGTTAGTGCACAACCTTTTGATTATCCCACAGCAAACCTTTCTACTTCCTGGATTAACAGTCCTTCTGCTCCACATTCGGTACGATTTACGGATGGATCTCTAGTAAGAGCTACTCTTTTAAGAGGAGCCTTTGGTCCGAAATTTGCATGTGGCTTCTACTGTGATGGAAAATGTGACTCGTACCTTTTTGCCGTCTTCATTGTCCAAACAAACAGTGGATCAGGAATTGTTCAGCCCAATATTGGGTTTCCGCAGGTTGTTTGGGCAGCTAACAGGAACCATCCTGTTAAAATTAATGCAACTTTGCAGTTCAGTTCGGATGGTGATTTGGTTTTACGAGATGCTGATGGTTCTGTAGCTTGGTCTACTAATACTGGTGGAAAATCTGTTGTTGGCTTAAACTTAACTGAAAGTGGAAACCTGGTACTTTACGATAAACGCAAGGAGGTGGTTTGGCAATCATTTGATCATCCTACGGATGCTTTGGTTCCAGGACAGAAACTTGTGGCAGGGAAGAGGCTAACAGCAAGTGTTTCGAAAACTAATTGGACAGAAGCTGGTTCATACTCGCTTGTTGTAAATAATGAAGGTGTATTTGCTTACATAGAATCGAATCCTCCTCAGGCCTATTATGAAAAAACTGTTTCTGGTTCTGGGACAAGCAAAACACCAAGTTACATTAAACTTCTAAATGGAAGCTTAGCCTTGTATATTCATTCAGCAGAGCCAAGTGAGGCAAGTGAAACAATCCCCATTCCTCAGGCCTTGTCAGCACAATACATGAAACTAGAATCTGACGGGCATTTAAGAGTATACGAATGGCAATCAGGATGGAAGATAGTGGCAGATCTTCTTACAGGATACTACGGCGAATGTGCTTACCCTCTGGTTTGTGGAAAATATAGTATTTGCTCAAAGGGGCAATGTAGTTGTCCTGGATCAAGCAGCAGTGGAGCCAGATACTTTCGACAACTCGTAGAAAAGCATCCCGATCTTGGTTGTACTGAAATTACTCCTCTCAGTTGTTCTGCATCCAAAAAACAGAAGCTTTATGATGTCCCAGATGTAACTTACTTCACATTCAACTCTAGCATTAGTAACACTAATGTCAAGAGTTGTAAGCAGGCTTGTTTAAGGGATTGTTCTTGCAAAGCAGCCGTGTTTCGTTATGGATCGGATCCATCTAAAGGGGAATGCTTTTTACCAAAGGAGGTGTTTTCATTGATGGACAATGACATGGAAAAGACTCATTACAATTCTAGTGCATTTTTGAAGGTGCAGAGCCCCCGTTGAGAAAAATACATTTTCTACTATAATCTTGTAAGTGTAAAACCTAGAATAAGTTACTATGTACCGTCAAAGGTGCCCTGTGTTTGACAAATCTTATAAGCCAGCTTGTAACAATTGTTTGTCGACCCAATTTATAGTTGAATCTACAACTTATAAGCTAATAAGTTGAATGTCAATAACAAcgtattttttctcaacttatattttatttttcatttttttatcaattttaattttagaatatatttttttaaatgttaatctaacttaaaatataagaattaagataattatatatataaattatttattttagttcatttaaataaaaacaattctaacttataagttaaattatccaaacacttgtataacttataagcatttatcaacttatcacttatcaCACACTTAATTAgtttaagttataagttacttattttaaaatttgtcAAACGCGCACTAACAATGTTTGGCAATAAAGATAGTAATAATACTTTGTAGCTTTATCTTTGAATAACGGTGTGCGACAAAATCTTGCTTAACTAACGGTAGCAGTTTGTAGCTATTATCACAAGATTTTTTTTTGTTCCATTTTTTCGTCCGCTTCTTCAATCTTTTTTGTAAGTTTTATCCCCCTCGTGAGTCATTTCCCAGGTTTTATGGAAGTATTGACATGTGTTTAAAGACTATACATAGGCTAGGTAATGAGGATGATATGTGGGGACATATGTCATGATTCCCATACTTTTGGGAATGACTAAGATGGAGCAGGTGACAAGTAGGTGATGAACAAGATGCGTGAAAACGGATCGGAGCGGGAGGATATAGGGGTTTCTGTCGTAGAAGAAGATTTTTGTAAGCAGAGGGGCCGAATACCGTAAGGCGGGTAGCTATCGACCTTCGATCGGAGCGGGAGGATATAGGGGTTTCTGTCGTAGAATAAGATTTCTGCAAGTATAGGGGCCGAATACCGTAAAGCGGGTAGCTATAGGCCGAAGGCCATAGGGATACAGGGGTTTCTGTCGTAGAAGTAGATTTATGTTAGTGCTAAACTAGACAATACTTAAGTTGAAGAAATAAGATATCCTCGTATTTTGTATGTAAGATATCTATTAGCGTTTTACACATGCTGAATCACGACTGACCTACAATTTTTAATTGTCTTtgcaataaaataataataaaagagaATAACGATTTTGAGGTTTGTCTCGGGATATTTTTCGTTGAATTATGAGAAAAATATGTAAAAAACTCAATCATGACATTTATTTactatttttttgttttattttaaattaagaaattgaatatttagatgtttaataaaataaacacaGAAATCAATGACTACTTTTGAAAATTTTTCTTGAACTCTACATCTTGATCTTTAAACtcatattaataaaaaaatatgattAATATTAGAAAATTTATGAAAAATACTAAAATACGGTGactctgttaggaatatgtgtattagtttgatgataagttaaacaaaacacttaagtagaaatctagtgtttgtagcctcaacggataagaccatcttggctatctgttgaaggagtagctttacttagcaataagtttagtattgtagcacatttcattctctggattcaagttgtaattcttagatgttgtagaaaattatcagtcatgttgactactagtggatatgcaaataggagggctaattgtaaatatttcatgccttgtaattttgtataagtgaagaagtatcaacggatattgaagaccttcaacggataagaaacaaagcttcaacgaatgtctctaatgcttcaacggataatatccatcaacggataagtgcttcaacggataaagacttcaactgataatgcatcaacggataaagcttcaacggataaagcctcaacggataaggcatcaacggatgaaagcttcaacggatgcttagttcattagcagttgatagtgataattcacaagctgacagaggcacatgggttgacagagacaaactggaatgtggaagcctctaggaggaatcaagaaaatgcagcatttccattctggtgcaaacaaggaagtattcaaagattcacagatcatcctagattgcattggatagagaaatgaagaagaaacatgtgaagagcctttttaattgtattttacagttttgtcttcacttataaacttggtgatatataaaccaagtagcagctagtaattagatatgaattttcctgaactgtttagaaatatccagagagaaaatcatctagtttgtactaggaagcagctgtgatttaattctttgaatcacagattttctgaaataacacatctctggtggaacaacaaatccaccagaaaagtttttaagttctttgtgttctttacatttgtgtttgaatatatatctgtctgtattagcttcaagcaattcacacacttgttctcaaaaacacttagccttagaagctgctcaaaacttgaaaaagttttgagatttacattcaacctcccttctgtaaatctcattgttagtccattgggaataacaattggtatcagagcaagctcttaacatacaaagagtttaaagatctattctgctaacatcatgagtaagaaggatattggtgtaaagattccaatcctggaaagagataactatcatcactggaaagtgagtatgcatttacatcttctctctcaagatgaaagctacatcaactgcattgaaaatggtcctcacatctcacacaaggtggccacagctgctactgcaacagttgctgttggacagtctattcccaagccaaaggcagaatggactgttgaagatattgaagaggctcacaaggacaagaaagccatgaacattctgtttaatggcctggatcaagatatgtttgacaatgtcatcaacagccaaactgctaaggaaatttgggatactgtgcagcttatctgtgaaggcactgagcaagttagagaaaacaaaatgcagcttctcattcaacagtatgaatattttcactttgaagaaggagaatcattgaatgataccttcaacagatttcagaaactgttgaatggattgaagctgtatgggagaatttatcaagtcaaggactccaatttaaaatttctaaggtctctaccaaaggaatggaagcctatgactgtttctctaagaaattctcaagattataaggacttcacacttgaaatattatatggaattttgaagacatatgaacttgagatggagcaagatgagatgttggaaaagggaaagagaaaaggaggatcagttgcacttgtagctgacagtgagaaggttgaagccaggaat
The sequence above is drawn from the Apium graveolens cultivar Ventura chromosome 2, ASM990537v1, whole genome shotgun sequence genome and encodes:
- the LOC141707923 gene encoding cytochrome P450 CYP72A219-like translates to MELEMHKVIATFCVLVFVFIGCSTLNWVWIRPKKLEKILRKQGFKGNPYRLLYGDLKDLAAAKLRAKTSSIALSDDFLYRGAPTVYTATHKHGKKAFLWLGPKPLVYISEPDQIKEVLNKFNNFQKPRGGNPLSALLVTGLIDAEGDRWTKHRKIINPAFHVEKLKNMLPAFYLSCNDIMKKWEEMVYAKGQCEVDVWPYIETYTSDVISRTAFGSSYTEGSKIFELQKEQSELVMPLSQSVYLPGMRFLPTKRNKRIKEINNEVRNALRSIINKRLKAMEAGECIQDDLLGILLQSNSEEIKANKNMKFGMSVDDIIEECKLFYLAGQETTSTLLVWTMILLSQHTDWQERAREEVLQTFGKNTPDVDGLNHLKVLNMILLETLRLYPAGVVLGRSISKDTKLGDTFLPGGILLHLPVILMHHDKEIWGDDAKEFKPERFSEGVLKATKGKAVFFPFSMGPRVCIGQNFAMLESKLAIAMILQRFCFVLSASYTHAPYTIVTLHPQYGAPLTLKAL
- the LOC141707922 gene encoding EP1-like glycoprotein 4 codes for the protein MSINSVLLFLYCYTFFLANSLQFVSAQPFDYPTANLSTSWINSPSAPHSVRFTDGSLVRATLLRGAFGPKFACGFYCDGKCDSYLFAVFIVQTNSGSGIVQPNIGFPQVVWAANRNHPVKINATLQFSSDGDLVLRDADGSVAWSTNTGGKSVVGLNLTESGNLVLYDKRKEVVWQSFDHPTDALVPGQKLVAGKRLTASVSKTNWTEAGSYSLVVNNEGVFAYIESNPPQAYYEKTVSGSGTSKTPSYIKLLNGSLALYIHSAEPSEASETIPIPQALSAQYMKLESDGHLRVYEWQSGWKIVADLLTGYYGECAYPLVCGKYSICSKGQCSCPGSSSSGARYFRQLVEKHPDLGCTEITPLSCSASKKQKLYDVPDVTYFTFNSSISNTNVKSCKQACLRDCSCKAAVFRYGSDPSKGECFLPKEVFSLMDNDMEKTHYNSSAFLKVQSPR